ATGTTCGCCAACATTGACGAACTGGGAACTTATGCGGAAAAGACGACATCAACGCCCACACCCAACACCTTTGTGTACACTGACCGTCAGCAGATACAGCACCGAGCTTTGAAGGCAAACATTTCCCGGGCAGAGGTGGGGCTGGCTAAAGAAGAGTCCCTCGCCGAATCACGATTTCGGAAATGGCAGGAAACAAACACATCCTTTTCTCCCGTCATTCCGGAGCCGGTCCTTCAACTGTCGTTTGATACACGCGATCAACTGCCGGAAACAGCAGTTCTGGTTAATGGAATCATTAACCAGGCCGTACGTTTTTCCGGTGATGCCGGAGTGCAACTTAAAGATCACAGCCAGTTCGAACGAACGGATCCATTTTCAATAACGATGTGGCTTCGACCGGAACAATTCGGTGACCGCATGGTGGTCTGTCATAATACGAAACCGGTGTGGGAGGTCGGGCATCGCGGGATCGAACTGGCCATCGATCCCGTTGGGCGAATCGAATTCAGTCTGTGTCACTTCTGGCCCGGAAACGCGTTGCGTGTGACCACCCGGTCATCTCTTGTGCGTCGTGAATGGACGCATGTCAGCATCACCTACGACGGCTCAAGTCGTTCCGCCGGCATCAATATCCATCTGAACGGGACGCTGACTCCACTGCATATTGTTCGCGACAATTTGTACGACACAACGCTCCTGCCGCCGGACAGAACCGCACCACTTGAAGTTGGTGCTCGTATGTCAGAGCCCGGTTTTAAGCAGGGCGCGGTCGACGAATTTCGTCTTTACGACCTGTGTCTGACGAATGCCGAACTGACAGGAATTGCACACCGAAAATTCCAGCCTGCTGATCGTAATGATGTTTGGGAATGTTATCGAGAGCGCATAGACGAACACTACCGGCATGCCAGGCACAGGCTTCAAAGTGCCCGAGTGGCTGAAAACAAATTCGTCGGAACGCTTCGCTCGATTATGGTCATGCGTGAAAAATCAGAGACGGCAATCGCACGAGTGTTAAACCGGGGGGTTTATGACCAGCCCGGTGAAGAAGTCGTCGCAGGCGTGCCTTCCGCAGTTCTTGATCCTGGCCGCCGGTCCCCCCGTAACCGTCAGGAACTTGTCGACTGGATGCTTCGCCGTGATCATCCTCTGGTGGCTCGAGTTGCCGTTAACCGGGTCTGGAAAATGTTCTTTGGACACGGACTGGTATCTACGCCTGAGGACTTTGGCAACCAGGGTGTGCCCCCTGAACATCCGGAAATGCTGGACTATCTGGCTGCACAGTTCATGGACAGTGGCTGGGACGTGAAAGTTTTATGTCGTCTGATTGCCGGTTCAGCCACTTATCGCCAGTCGTCACGACCGCGAAAAACGCTTTCAGAACGGGATCCGGAGAATCGGCTTCTGGCGTGCGGGCCGCGACATCGACTGAGTGCGGAACAGATCAGGGATGCGGCCCTCAGGGCCAGTGATCTGCTTGTACATCGCGTGGGTGGCCCCAGTGTAAAGCCAACCCAGCCTGAAGGACTCTGGAAGGAGGTCAGTCAGAGTACCTTTGCACCGGATGATGGAGACGGACAGTACCGTCGGAGCCTGTACACATTCTGGAAACGCACGATTCCACCTCCCAACATGATGGCGTTTGATGCGGTCAGTCGTGAAGTGTGTGTGGCACGGCGTGAAACCACCGTTACTCCCAATCAGGTACTTGTCCTCCTGAACGATCCTCAGTTCGTGGAAGCAGCCCGAGTACTGGCTGCCCGCGTGCTCCAGGAAAAACGGCACACTAAACCGGCTGTTGTCGAAGCGTTTCGCAGAATCACCGGTCGTTTTCCCCGAGATGAGGAGCTCCGGGAATTGTTGGCTGCCCATGCCGCTCAGCGGCTTATCTACCGGAAAAATCCGGATGACGCTGCCAAACTTGTCAACGTCGGAACACAAGCAACCGATGAAACACTTCTTCCTCAGGAACTCGCCGGCATGACAGCCGTCGTCCAGCTCATGATGGGTTTTCTGGAGTTTCAGATCAAGCAATGATGCGTCCGGGTAATGGACAGGACCGAATCAATGAATCGAAATATTGAGGTCACCGCTCAGCTGAATCCAAAGTTCGCACTGTCAACGACCGGCCGCTCGCTTTCCGGCCAGCCATTGATTCCACGTGATTCGCTTTTGAACCATGTCACACGACGACATTTGCTGCAACGGACCGGATACGGCGTCGGCGCATTGGCGTTGTCTGAACTTATGTTGTCGGGAGCTGCCCGTGGTGAAACCGGCGTTTCATTGGCGAAGGGTGCCCATTTTTTGCCACGTGCCAGGCGAATGATCTGTTTGTTTCAGAGCGGTGCTCCCTCACAGCTGGATCTGTTTGATCATAAACCAACGCTCCACGCGCTCCATGGAAGTGATCTGCCGGAATCGGTTCGCCAGGGACAGCGTCTGACGAGCATGTCAGCCGGTCAGGCACACTGGCCACTGGCGGGTTCCCGTTTCAGGTTCCGGCAGCATGGCGAATCCGGAGCATGGCTCAGTGAACTCCTGCCCTGTACGGCTGCGATTGCAGACCAGTTGTGTTTTGTGAAGTCACTGCACACTGATGCGATCAATCACGATCCGGCAATCACATTGTTACAGACGGGAACTCAGTTATCAGGACGTCCTTCCGTTGGTGCGTGGCTGAGCTACGGCCTGGGCACTGCAGATCACAATCTCCCGGCATTCGTAGTCATGACCACGCGAGGACAGGGCGGTCAGCCCGTGTACTCACGTCTTTGGGGCAGTGGTTTTCTGCCGGCCAGCCATCAGGGTGTTCGCTTTCGGTCCGGAAGAGACCCGATTCTGTTCCTGAACAACCCGAAGGGTATCACGGCTGCAGCTCGCCGAAATCAGCTAGATCACTTGCGACGACTTCATGAATTGAACGAACATGAATTCGGCAATTCTGAGACGGAGGCGCGCATTCGTCAGTATGAGATGGCGTATCGAATGCAGACATCAGTTCCGGAAGTGACCGAAATGGCAGACGAAACCGAAGCCACGTTTGAAATGTATGGTCCCCGGTCACGACAGCCCGGCAGCTACGCAGCCAACTGTATTCTGGCGCGGCGGCTTGTTGAACGAGGTGTCCGATGTGTGCAGTTGTTTCATCGGGGGTGGGACCAGCACGGAGATTTGCCGAAACAGATTCGCGGTCAGTGTGAGGAAACCGATCAGCCATCAGCCGCTCTTGTTCGCGATCTTCAGGCACGTGGTCTGCTGGATGATACTCTTGTAATTTGGGGCGGTGAATTTGGCCGTACCAGTTATTCTCAGGGAAAATTAACAGCCGTTAACTATGGTCGCGACCATCATCCCCGCTGTTTTTCGATCTGGTTGGCGGGTGGAGGTATTCAGCCGGGAATCACCTACGGTGAGACCGACGAATTCGGCTACAACGTCATTCGTGATCCGGTCCACGTTCACGACCTTCAGGCTACCATGCTGCATCTGTTTGGGATTGACCACGAACGCCTGACTTATAAGCATCAGGGACGCAGATTTCGGTTGACTGATGTCTATGGAAACGTGATCCACCCTATTCTTGGTTGACACTACTCAATTGAACTCATGCGATTAATCAACGTTAATCTTTCTACGAATGTCTTCACCGTTCCTGGTGTGTATTGCCTGTTGGCAACCCTAGTTCACGGGGCCACTCCGCCGGATTTCAACCGGGACGTTCTGCCGATTCTGGCAAATCATTGTCTGGAGTGTCACGGTCCCGACAGCCAGCAGCGCAAAGCCGACCTTCGTTTCGATACACCAGCCAGCCTGTTCGTTGACAGAGGAGGGTATCGTGTCATCAATCGGAAGCATCCGGAACACAGCGAATTTCTGGTTCGGATCAGCAGCCACGATCACGAATTACAAATGCCGCCCCGGGATTCACCGAACCAGCCCACACCTGAGGAAATCGATGTGCTTCGGCGGTGGGTACTCAGCGGTGCGAACTGGACAGCTCACTGGTCTTTTGTAGCACCTCGACAGCCGCCTGTACCGCAGGTACAGCCAAATCCTGGAAATCAAATCGATGCCTTTATTATTGCAAAGCTCCGGCAGGAGGGACTCAGGCCTTCGATGAAGGCTGACCGCTTCACATTAATACGTCGTGTGACACTGGCGCTGACCGGACTACCCCCCACTCCGGAAAACGTCGATGCGTTTGTGCGGGACGAATCTCCCAACGCTTATGAACGTGTTGTTGATCGACTGCTGGGCTCTGCTGCCTATGGCGAGCACATGGCGCTTGGATGGCTGGATGCAGCACGTTATGCGGATAGTGCCGGTTACCAGGCCGACTGGGAACGGTTTATGTGGCCGTGGCGAGACTGGGTCATTCACGCTTTCAACGACAACATGCCGTTTGATCAGTTCACCATCGAACAACTGGCCGGGGACATGTTGCCGAACGCGACAATATCTCAGCAGCTGGCCACCGGTTTCAACCGCAACCATCGAATCAACGACGAAGGCGGTAGTCTGGATGCTGAGTTCGAAGTGGAATATGTCGTTGATCGGGTAGATACGACTGCGACTGTCTGGCTCGGACTGACCGCCGGTTGTGCACGCTGTCACGATCACAAGTATGATCCGCTGTCGCAGCGGGAATTTTACCAGCTTTACGCCTATTTCAACAATGTGCCGGAGAAGGGAATTGATGGACGCAGGGGCGCAGCTCGTCCCTTCATCAACGTCACAAACAGGTACGCTCAGCGTCAACTACGAGAGTTAACCGCCAAAATTAACCGTTTAAAGGATCAACTCTCGGGTGATACGGAACACCTCCGACGAGTCCAGGAACAGGCTCAGTTACTGCGTAAGAAAATGACAACACCGGTGATGGTGATGCAGGAACAGCAACCGCGGAAACCGGCGTACCTGCTGAAGCGAGGGGCATACGATCATCCTGATAAAAGCGAAATTATCCCACCCGCACTGCCGATGGTATTTCAGTCTTTAACCGCTGCAACTCCCGATGATCGCCTGCAATTCGCAAACTGGATTGTCAGTCGAGACAATCCATTGACAGCTCGCGTGATCGTCAATCGGTTATGGCAGCATCATTTTGGTTCAGGAATCGTCAAAACGTCG
This Fuerstiella sp. DNA region includes the following protein-coding sequences:
- a CDS encoding DUF1553 domain-containing protein; translated protein: MRIRVLHVLVPSVGWFMISAVSLFAEETVSFSRDIRPVLSDNCFFCHGPNRQEADLRLDISALAYESGAVVPHDTTASELIQRITAVNPDSRMPPPHTNRQLDADEIAALQTWIKEGAPYEQHWAFRSVPPLKLPVVSDPERWTRNPVDCFVLRRLQQENVAPNPQADRERLLRRLTLDLTGLTPTIDEIDAYLSDTSESAWDKVISRLLESPAFGEQMAQQWVDVARYADTFGYDNDNENHLWPWRDWVIRAFNQNLPYSDFIRWQLAGDLLPNPSQDQMVATAFNRLHRQNAEGGVLPEEFVVEYVVDRTQTFGTAFLGLTIECARCHDHKFDPISQKDFYRLYAMFANIDELGTYAEKTTSTPTPNTFVYTDRQQIQHRALKANISRAEVGLAKEESLAESRFRKWQETNTSFSPVIPEPVLQLSFDTRDQLPETAVLVNGIINQAVRFSGDAGVQLKDHSQFERTDPFSITMWLRPEQFGDRMVVCHNTKPVWEVGHRGIELAIDPVGRIEFSLCHFWPGNALRVTTRSSLVRREWTHVSITYDGSSRSAGINIHLNGTLTPLHIVRDNLYDTTLLPPDRTAPLEVGARMSEPGFKQGAVDEFRLYDLCLTNAELTGIAHRKFQPADRNDVWECYRERIDEHYRHARHRLQSARVAENKFVGTLRSIMVMREKSETAIARVLNRGVYDQPGEEVVAGVPSAVLDPGRRSPRNRQELVDWMLRRDHPLVARVAVNRVWKMFFGHGLVSTPEDFGNQGVPPEHPEMLDYLAAQFMDSGWDVKVLCRLIAGSATYRQSSRPRKTLSERDPENRLLACGPRHRLSAEQIRDAALRASDLLVHRVGGPSVKPTQPEGLWKEVSQSTFAPDDGDGQYRRSLYTFWKRTIPPPNMMAFDAVSREVCVARRETTVTPNQVLVLLNDPQFVEAARVLAARVLQEKRHTKPAVVEAFRRITGRFPRDEELRELLAAHAAQRLIYRKNPDDAAKLVNVGTQATDETLLPQELAGMTAVVQLMMGFLEFQIKQ
- a CDS encoding PSD1 and planctomycete cytochrome C domain-containing protein, coding for MRLINVNLSTNVFTVPGVYCLLATLVHGATPPDFNRDVLPILANHCLECHGPDSQQRKADLRFDTPASLFVDRGGYRVINRKHPEHSEFLVRISSHDHELQMPPRDSPNQPTPEEIDVLRRWVLSGANWTAHWSFVAPRQPPVPQVQPNPGNQIDAFIIAKLRQEGLRPSMKADRFTLIRRVTLALTGLPPTPENVDAFVRDESPNAYERVVDRLLGSAAYGEHMALGWLDAARYADSAGYQADWERFMWPWRDWVIHAFNDNMPFDQFTIEQLAGDMLPNATISQQLATGFNRNHRINDEGGSLDAEFEVEYVVDRVDTTATVWLGLTAGCARCHDHKYDPLSQREFYQLYAYFNNVPEKGIDGRRGAARPFINVTNRYAQRQLRELTAKINRLKDQLSGDTEHLRRVQEQAQLLRKKMTTPVMVMQEQQPRKPAYLLKRGAYDHPDKSEIIPPALPMVFQSLTAATPDDRLQFANWIVSRDNPLTARVIVNRLWQHHFGSGIVKTSENFGTRGEPASHPNLLDWLAIEFVRTGWDIKAMHRLIVTSSTFRQTSTLTPDQLEQDPHNRLLGRAPRRRLSGAAIRDQAMAISGLLNSVIGGPPVKPYQPEGLWKELSFGTGKTTIDFYVQDHGSDLYRRSLYTFWKRTAAPPRLAVFDGGSRAMCRVRRESTNTPLQALTLQNDVTFVEAARHLGERMLTVGFDNSSKGLAHGWRLAVTRWPSPNELQQLERALKRNLSLFRANPTQADQLLANGESELNQELDRPVHAAWTIVALSILNLDETITRE
- a CDS encoding DUF1501 domain-containing protein, producing the protein MNRNIEVTAQLNPKFALSTTGRSLSGQPLIPRDSLLNHVTRRHLLQRTGYGVGALALSELMLSGAARGETGVSLAKGAHFLPRARRMICLFQSGAPSQLDLFDHKPTLHALHGSDLPESVRQGQRLTSMSAGQAHWPLAGSRFRFRQHGESGAWLSELLPCTAAIADQLCFVKSLHTDAINHDPAITLLQTGTQLSGRPSVGAWLSYGLGTADHNLPAFVVMTTRGQGGQPVYSRLWGSGFLPASHQGVRFRSGRDPILFLNNPKGITAAARRNQLDHLRRLHELNEHEFGNSETEARIRQYEMAYRMQTSVPEVTEMADETEATFEMYGPRSRQPGSYAANCILARRLVERGVRCVQLFHRGWDQHGDLPKQIRGQCEETDQPSAALVRDLQARGLLDDTLVIWGGEFGRTSYSQGKLTAVNYGRDHHPRCFSIWLAGGGIQPGITYGETDEFGYNVIRDPVHVHDLQATMLHLFGIDHERLTYKHQGRRFRLTDVYGNVIHPILG